TTGGTGGCCTCGGGGTCGTCGAAGTCGTAGGAGAAGACCGAGCGGTCCCACTCGTACTCGCCGACCGTGGCCTTCGCGTAGGGGTCGAGCAGCAGCTTGGCGGGGTTGCAGCGCAGTCCCTTCTCGGGGTCCCACGGGCCGTGCACGCGGAAGCCGTAGCGCTGGCCGGGCTGCACGCCCGGGAGGTAGGCGTGCCACACGAACGCGTCGACCTCGGTGAGCTCGACGCGGGTCTCGGTGCGGGTGCCGTCCTTGCCCTCGTCGATCAGGCACAGCTCGACGCGCTCGGCGACCTCGCTGAAGAGGGCGAAGTTGGTGCCGCTGCCGTCGTAGGTCGCGCCCAGGGGGTAGGCCGAACCCGGCCAGGTCTCCGTCATGGCCTCGACGCTACTGGCATTTCCGGCCCTCCGGCTGGGACGACCATCCACCGGGGTGGGGCCCGGTGACGACCGTCACCAGCGCTCGGCCGCGCACCATGAAGGCAGTTCGGGGCGCCGTGGCCGGGGGCTGAGCGTGGACCAGCCGCGCGGGAGCGCGAACTGCCTGCATGGTGCGCTCAGGGCTGGACGGTGACCGCCGCGGTGCTGCTGGTCCCGACCGTGGGCCGGCTCGGCGAGCCGGGGATGGTGAGCGGCAGGTCGAGCGGGGCGACCAGGCGCACGGTGACCGACCGCGAGGTGCGGTCGACGCTGACGGCGACGTCGATGCCGGGGAACTTCTCGCCGGCGCCGGCGCGGGCGAGGTAGTCGCGGACCGCGGCCTCGACCGCGGCCTCCTGCTGCAGCAGCCGCTCGCCGTCGAGGCCCTGCTCGTAGATCCCGGTCGACCCGAGGTCGGCGCCCTGCAGCGCGGCGCCGTCGGCGAGCGTGTCGAGGCCCTGTCGCTGGAGGTACGCGGCGGAGGCGTCGATGACCGCCACGATCGCCATCAGCACGATGCTGGCGAACCCGATGATCAGCAGGGTCGCCTGCCCGGCCTCGTCGCGACGCCTCACCGGCCCTCCTCGCCGTCATCGTCGTCGTCGCCCTCGTCCGCGCTCTCCACGTACTGCCCGATCGGCACCGTGTGGCTGGCGTCGAGCGAGAAGGACGCGGCCTGGCGGCCGAGGATCTCCGGCGAGAACGGGAGGTCGACGCCGGAGTCAACGCGCACGGTGATCACGGCCGTGCCGACGTGGCAGTTGTCCCCCGGCGCCTGGCAGGAGAACTCGACCTCCGCCTGCTGGCCCTCGACCCCCTGGTCGGCCAGCACCTGGGCGACGGCCGCCCGGGCCCGGGCCTCCCCCGTCGCGTCGTCGGGGGCCAGCGCGTAGGCCCGCCCGGCCGCGCGGGCGGCGGCGCTCGTCGCGAAGGCGCCGCGCTGCACCTCGAAGACCGACACCACGATCCAGATCAGCGGCACGAGCAGGATGATCGACAGCCAGGTCAGCTCGACCAGCGCCGAGCCCCGGTCGTCGCGCCGGCGGGGCCGCCTCACGGTCCCGCCTGCTCGGCGACGGCGTGGCCCGCGACCCGGACGTGGACGCTGGCGCCGCCGATCCCGAGGATCGTCACGTCGGCCTCGACGACCGCCTCGTAGCCCGGGGCGCCGCCGACGCGGGCCGGGCGGACGACGACGTCGCGCACGAACTTCTCCGACAGCGCACCGTCGACGAGCTCCTCGACCTTCGCGCGCCCGGCGTCGGCCGAGCTGCCGGCGACCGCCGCGTGGCGGGCGCCCTCCCCCGCGGCCGCGGCGAGCGTGTTGCGGACGTGGAGCACGAGGGCGAGCTGGAGGATGCCGACCACCAGCGGCAGCAGGACCAGCACGACCCAGACGAAGTCGACGACGGCTGCCCCGCGCTCCCGGTCGGCGCCGGAGCGGGACACGGCCTAGCCGCGGACCATCGAGAAGGCGTTGTCGAGCAGGGCGAGCAGCTGGTCCCTGACGACGGGCGTGAGGGCCGCGACGACGATCGCCGTCATCAGCGTGACCATCACCCAGCCGGGCACGTCGCCGCGGTCGTCGCGACGGCGTGCGGTCGTGGTCGTCTGGAGGTGCATGGGAGGTCCTTTCGTGGCGTGGATCTGCGGTCGGTCAGGGCGTGGTGAGCTGGAGGCCCAGCACGCCGGGGTAGAAGGCGAAGAGGATCGTCACGGGCAGCACGAAGAACACGACGGGCGCCATCATCGCGATCTCCTTGCGCGCGGCGGTCTCGATGAGGAGGCGTCGACCGGCCTCGCGGACGTCGGCGGCCTGGGCGTGCAGGACGTCCGACAGCGGCGTGCCGCGCTCCATGGCGACCGTGATCCCGGTGGCGAAGCGGGCGACGATCGGCAGGCCGGTGGTGCGGGCGAGCGACTCGAACGCGACACCGACGGTCTCGCCGGTGCGGATCCGGCCCAGGACCGCCGCGAGGTCTTGCGAGAGCGCACCGCTGCTGCGGCGCACCACGCGGTCGAGCGCGGCGACCGGGCTCTCGCCCGCCGCCACCGACAGGGCGAGCAGCTCGGCGATCGTGGGGAACTCGGCCAGGATCTGGCGCTCGCGCTCCTTGACCTGCGTGCTGAGCCGGTTGTCGCGCATGAAGACGCCCATCGCGAAGCCGAGGACGCAGAGCACCAGCGCCGACCCGGGGCTCCCGACGCCGCCGAGCGCGCGCACCAGGCACAGTGCGGCGGCGGCCCCGAAGCCGACCAGGCCCCACACCACCTGCTCGATGCGGAACTCGTGGACGGTGCGGTCGAGGCCGGCGCGCTCGAGGCGACGGCGCACCGAGCCGGAGCCGCCGAGCACCCGCTCCACGACGTCGGCCGCCGAGCGCAGGAGGGGCCCGAAGATGCCGGCGGCCGCGGAGGTCCGCGACCCCGCGGCGACGCGTACGAGCGGGGGCTGGTCGCGCTGGGGAAGGTCACGCAGGTAGGGCAGGACGCGGTGCGCGAGCTGGGGGCGCCGCAGCACCGCGAGCCGCGCGACCACCAGCACCAGCCCGAGCCCGGCGCAGGCGCCGAGCACACCGCCCCAGACCGCGGTGCTCACGACAGGATCCGCTTCTCGACGGGCAGCCGGCCGATGCGCATCATCGCCCAGTAGGCCAGGACGCAGACCCCGAAGCCGACGCCGAGGACGAGCACCCCGCCGGGCGAGGCGTACTGCTGGATCGCGGTCGTCTGGAACGACATCATCAGCAGCACGATCCACGGCGCGGACACCGCGAGCCGCGCGCCGTTGACGGTCCACGCCTGGCGCGACTCGAGCTCCGAGCGGGTGCGGGCGTCGTCGCGCAGGAAGCCGGAGAGGTTGCGCAGCAGCCGGCCGAGGTCGCCGCCACCCACCTCACGGGCGAGGCGCAGGCCCTCCACCACCCGGTCGCCGACCGGGTCGGCGAGCCGGTCCTTGAGCCGGTCGAGGCACTCGCCGAACCGGCCCGTCACCTGGTAGTCGAGGGCGAACTGGGCGAAGTCGGCGCGCAGCGGCTCCGGCCCGTTGGTCGCGAGCGCCGACACCGCGTCGGGCAGCGACAGCCCGGCCCGGACGGCGCTGGCCAGGTTGTCGACCGCCTCGGGCCACACCTCGGCGAAGTCGCGCAGGCGGCGGGCCGCGCGCTGGCGCAGCACCGCGATCGGGACGTAGGCGGCCATCGCACCGAACACCAGCGCGACCGTCGGCGTCCGGGAGACGGCCTGGACGAGGGCGAAGGCCACGCCGCCGAGCACCAGGCACAGTGCCACGACGCTGGTGGGCGTCACGTCCGACAGGCCGGCGCGCCCGAGCAGCCGACCCAGCCGCGTGGATCCCGGCTGCGACGCGCGCGGCTGGCGCGGCAGCGCGAAGGAGGCCCACACCAGCAGCAGGCCGACCCCGACACCGAGCCCGACGAGCGCCCCCATCAGCCGGCACCCGCCGCGGAGAGCACCT
Above is a genomic segment from Nocardioides okcheonensis containing:
- a CDS encoding pilus assembly protein TadG-related protein, whose amino-acid sequence is MRRRDEAGQATLLIIGFASIVLMAIVAVIDASAAYLQRQGLDTLADGAALQGADLGSTGIYEQGLDGERLLQQEAAVEAAVRDYLARAGAGEKFPGIDVAVSVDRTSRSVTVRLVAPLDLPLTIPGSPSRPTVGTSSTAAVTVQP
- a CDS encoding type II secretion system F family protein; amino-acid sequence: MGALVGLGVGVGLLLVWASFALPRQPRASQPGSTRLGRLLGRAGLSDVTPTSVVALCLVLGGVAFALVQAVSRTPTVALVFGAMAAYVPIAVLRQRAARRLRDFAEVWPEAVDNLASAVRAGLSLPDAVSALATNGPEPLRADFAQFALDYQVTGRFGECLDRLKDRLADPVGDRVVEGLRLAREVGGGDLGRLLRNLSGFLRDDARTRSELESRQAWTVNGARLAVSAPWIVLLMMSFQTTAIQQYASPGGVLVLGVGFGVCVLAYWAMMRIGRLPVEKRILS
- a CDS encoding TadE/TadG family type IV pilus assembly protein; its protein translation is MSRSGADRERGAAVVDFVWVVLVLLPLVVGILQLALVLHVRNTLAAAAGEGARHAAVAGSSADAGRAKVEELVDGALSEKFVRDVVVRPARVGGAPGYEAVVEADVTILGIGGASVHVRVAGHAVAEQAGP
- a CDS encoding type II secretion system F family protein; this encodes MSTAVWGGVLGACAGLGLVLVVARLAVLRRPQLAHRVLPYLRDLPQRDQPPLVRVAAGSRTSAAAGIFGPLLRSAADVVERVLGGSGSVRRRLERAGLDRTVHEFRIEQVVWGLVGFGAAAALCLVRALGGVGSPGSALVLCVLGFAMGVFMRDNRLSTQVKERERQILAEFPTIAELLALSVAAGESPVAALDRVVRRSSGALSQDLAAVLGRIRTGETVGVAFESLARTTGLPIVARFATGITVAMERGTPLSDVLHAQAADVREAGRRLLIETAARKEIAMMAPVVFFVLPVTILFAFYPGVLGLQLTTP